Proteins from one Telopea speciosissima isolate NSW1024214 ecotype Mountain lineage chromosome 1, Tspe_v1, whole genome shotgun sequence genomic window:
- the LOC122648869 gene encoding methyl-CpG-binding domain protein 4-like protein isoform X2, which translates to MAAASAKRRTTSSDDKPPSTSRRKKKKKSRKNKSLQLQLVSPFFHNNKATSSTENLTQNPPSLSNSLIKKKISRILCNSPFSRSSSLAGEDGITIVEEADNDPSKSKEVCNGVPNEAEKASLVSSYSQSYSYGTAKIEEKPDAEDAGIDASPSNKKRSSERQKLPKEAPEKVRLVSSYFQTPTQTVQQQQLRRKDDATSLKPNSKTKTRRPTKKKVVVVSPYFCNVATKEEEEEEGESYCKRRSTNAPSLSVAQKLDEAYQRVTPDNQWKPPRSHFPLLQEDHVHDPWKVLVICMLLNRTSGAQQSHIRPLHTLSGCQDCNRGCKRRDRKADSDSWIAKEKSHDDSALLEGVFGRWLDTCYPAAWGWYAADAYAIFCTGKWDRVRPTDHMLTKYWEFLSKIQNS; encoded by the exons ATGGCCGCAGCCTCAGCGAAAAGGAGGACGACGAGCAGCGATGATAAACCGCCGTCAACgagtaggaggaagaagaagaagaagtcaagAAAAAATAAGAGCCTGCAATTGCAATTGGTGTCCCCCTTCTTCCATAATAATAAGGCGACCTCCTCAACGGAAAATTTGACGCAGAATCCACCTTCACTGTCCAATTCCTTAATTAAGAAGAAAATCAGTCGGATTCTATGCAATTCTCCTTTCTCCAGGTCGTCTTCTTTGGCCGGAGAAGATGGGATAACTATTGTAGAAGAGGCAGATAACGATCCGTCGAAGAGCAAAGAAGTTTGTAATGGGGTACCCAATGAGGCGGAGAAAGCATCCCTCGTCTCATCTTATTCTCAATCTTATTCTTATGGGACTGCGAAAATAGAGGAGAAGCCCGATGCGGAAGACGCGGGCATTGACGCTTCTCCATCCAACAAGAAGCGAAGCAGTGAGCGGCAGAAGCTGCCTAAGGAAGCGCCAGAAAAAGTTCGTTTGGTTTCCTCTTACTTCCAGACCCCAACACAAACAGTGCAGCAGCAACAACTAAGGAGAAAGGACGACGCCACATCGCTAAAACCCAACAGCAAGACCAAGACCCGCCGTCCCACCAAGAAGAAGGTGGTGGTCGTTTCCCCTTACTTCTGCAATGTTGCCactaaggaagaagaagaagaggaaggggagaGTTACTGCAAGCGACGGTCCACTAATGCCCCTTCCCTTTCGGTTGCTCAGAAGCTGGATGAAGCTTACCAAAGAGTGACTCCAGATAACCAGTGGAAGCCTCCACGCTCGCATTTCCCACTTCTTCAAGAAGACCATGTCCACGATCCTTGGAAGGTCTTGGTTATTTGCATGCTTCTTAACCGCACCTCCGGTGCACAG CAAAGTCATATCAGACCTCTTCACACTTTGTCCGGATGCCAAGACTGCAACAGAGGCTGCAAGAGAAGAGATAGAAAAGCTGATTCAGACTCTTGGATTGCAAAGGAAAAGAGCCATGATGATTCAGCGCTTCTCGAAGGAGTATTTGGAAGGTGGCTGGACACATGTTACCCAGCTGCATGGGGTTG GTACGCAGCTGATGCATACGCTATATTCTGCACAGGGAAGTGGGACAGGGTGAGACCAACTGATCACATGCTAACTAAATATTGGGAGTTTCTCTCTAAGATTCAGAACTCTTGA
- the LOC122648869 gene encoding methyl-CpG-binding domain protein 4-like protein isoform X6: protein MAAASAKRRTTSSDDKPPSTSRRKKKKKSRKNKSLQLQLVSPFFHNNKATSSTENLTQNPPSLSNSLIKKKISRILCNSPFSRSSSLAGEDGITIVEEADNDPSKSKEVCNGVPNEAEKASLVSSYSQSYSYGTAKIEEKPDAEDAGIDASPSNKKRSSERQKLPKEAPEKVRLVSSYFQTPTQTVQQQQLRRKDDATSLKPNSKTKTRRPTKKKVVVVSPYFCNVATKEEEEEEGESYCKRRSTNAPSLSVAQKLDEAYQRVTPDNQWKPPRSHFPLLQEDHVHDPWKVLVICMLLNRTSGAQQSHIRPLHTLSGCQDCNRGCKRRDRKADSDSWIAKEKSHDDSALLEGVFGRWLDTCYPAAWGWQGSGTG, encoded by the exons ATGGCCGCAGCCTCAGCGAAAAGGAGGACGACGAGCAGCGATGATAAACCGCCGTCAACgagtaggaggaagaagaagaagaagtcaagAAAAAATAAGAGCCTGCAATTGCAATTGGTGTCCCCCTTCTTCCATAATAATAAGGCGACCTCCTCAACGGAAAATTTGACGCAGAATCCACCTTCACTGTCCAATTCCTTAATTAAGAAGAAAATCAGTCGGATTCTATGCAATTCTCCTTTCTCCAGGTCGTCTTCTTTGGCCGGAGAAGATGGGATAACTATTGTAGAAGAGGCAGATAACGATCCGTCGAAGAGCAAAGAAGTTTGTAATGGGGTACCCAATGAGGCGGAGAAAGCATCCCTCGTCTCATCTTATTCTCAATCTTATTCTTATGGGACTGCGAAAATAGAGGAGAAGCCCGATGCGGAAGACGCGGGCATTGACGCTTCTCCATCCAACAAGAAGCGAAGCAGTGAGCGGCAGAAGCTGCCTAAGGAAGCGCCAGAAAAAGTTCGTTTGGTTTCCTCTTACTTCCAGACCCCAACACAAACAGTGCAGCAGCAACAACTAAGGAGAAAGGACGACGCCACATCGCTAAAACCCAACAGCAAGACCAAGACCCGCCGTCCCACCAAGAAGAAGGTGGTGGTCGTTTCCCCTTACTTCTGCAATGTTGCCactaaggaagaagaagaagaggaaggggagaGTTACTGCAAGCGACGGTCCACTAATGCCCCTTCCCTTTCGGTTGCTCAGAAGCTGGATGAAGCTTACCAAAGAGTGACTCCAGATAACCAGTGGAAGCCTCCACGCTCGCATTTCCCACTTCTTCAAGAAGACCATGTCCACGATCCTTGGAAGGTCTTGGTTATTTGCATGCTTCTTAACCGCACCTCCGGTGCACAG CAAAGTCATATCAGACCTCTTCACACTTTGTCCGGATGCCAAGACTGCAACAGAGGCTGCAAGAGAAGAGATAGAAAAGCTGATTCAGACTCTTGGATTGCAAAGGAAAAGAGCCATGATGATTCAGCGCTTCTCGAAGGAGTATTTGGAAGGTGGCTGGACACATGTTACCCAGCTGCATGGGGTTGGCAA GGAAGTGGGACAGGGTGA
- the LOC122648869 gene encoding methyl-CpG-binding domain protein 4-like protein isoform X1 → MAAASAKRRTTSSDDKPPSTSRRKKKKKSRKNKSLQLQLVSPFFHNNKATSSTENLTQNPPSLSNSLIKKKISRILCNSPFSRSSSLAGEDGITIVEEADNDPSKSKEVCNGVPNEAEKASLVSSYSQSYSYGTAKIEEKPDAEDAGIDASPSNKKRSSERQKLPKEAPEKVRLVSSYFQTPTQTVQQQQLRRKDDATSLKPNSKTKTRRPTKKKVVVVSPYFCNVATKEEEEEEGESYCKRRSTNAPSLSVAQKLDEAYQRVTPDNQWKPPRSHFPLLQEDHVHDPWKVLVICMLLNRTSGAQASKVISDLFTLCPDAKTATEAAREEIEKLIQTLGLQRKRAMMIQRFSKEYLEGGWTHVTQLHGVGKYAADAYAIFCTGKWDRVRPTDHMLTKYWEFLSKIQNS, encoded by the exons ATGGCCGCAGCCTCAGCGAAAAGGAGGACGACGAGCAGCGATGATAAACCGCCGTCAACgagtaggaggaagaagaagaagaagtcaagAAAAAATAAGAGCCTGCAATTGCAATTGGTGTCCCCCTTCTTCCATAATAATAAGGCGACCTCCTCAACGGAAAATTTGACGCAGAATCCACCTTCACTGTCCAATTCCTTAATTAAGAAGAAAATCAGTCGGATTCTATGCAATTCTCCTTTCTCCAGGTCGTCTTCTTTGGCCGGAGAAGATGGGATAACTATTGTAGAAGAGGCAGATAACGATCCGTCGAAGAGCAAAGAAGTTTGTAATGGGGTACCCAATGAGGCGGAGAAAGCATCCCTCGTCTCATCTTATTCTCAATCTTATTCTTATGGGACTGCGAAAATAGAGGAGAAGCCCGATGCGGAAGACGCGGGCATTGACGCTTCTCCATCCAACAAGAAGCGAAGCAGTGAGCGGCAGAAGCTGCCTAAGGAAGCGCCAGAAAAAGTTCGTTTGGTTTCCTCTTACTTCCAGACCCCAACACAAACAGTGCAGCAGCAACAACTAAGGAGAAAGGACGACGCCACATCGCTAAAACCCAACAGCAAGACCAAGACCCGCCGTCCCACCAAGAAGAAGGTGGTGGTCGTTTCCCCTTACTTCTGCAATGTTGCCactaaggaagaagaagaagaggaaggggagaGTTACTGCAAGCGACGGTCCACTAATGCCCCTTCCCTTTCGGTTGCTCAGAAGCTGGATGAAGCTTACCAAAGAGTGACTCCAGATAACCAGTGGAAGCCTCCACGCTCGCATTTCCCACTTCTTCAAGAAGACCATGTCCACGATCCTTGGAAGGTCTTGGTTATTTGCATGCTTCTTAACCGCACCTCCGGTGCACAG GCCAGCAAAGTCATATCAGACCTCTTCACACTTTGTCCGGATGCCAAGACTGCAACAGAGGCTGCAAGAGAAGAGATAGAAAAGCTGATTCAGACTCTTGGATTGCAAAGGAAAAGAGCCATGATGATTCAGCGCTTCTCGAAGGAGTATTTGGAAGGTGGCTGGACACATGTTACCCAGCTGCATGGGGTTGGCAA GTACGCAGCTGATGCATACGCTATATTCTGCACAGGGAAGTGGGACAGGGTGAGACCAACTGATCACATGCTAACTAAATATTGGGAGTTTCTCTCTAAGATTCAGAACTCTTGA
- the LOC122648869 gene encoding methyl-CpG-binding domain protein 4-like protein isoform X7, which produces MAAASAKRRTTSSDDKPPSTSRRKKKKKSRKNKSLQLQLVSPFFHNNKATSSTENLTQNPPSLSNSLIKKKISRILCNSPFSRSSSLAGEDGITIVEEADNDPSKSKEVCNGVPNEAEKASLVSSYSQSYSYGTAKIEEKPDAEDAGIDASPSNKKRSSERQKLPKEAPEKVRLVSSYFQTPTQTVQQQQLRRKDDATSLKPNSKTKTRRPTKKKVVVVSPYFCNVATKEEEEEEGESYCKRRSTNAPSLSVAQKLDEAYQRVTPDNQWKPPRSHFPLLQEDHVHDPWKVLVICMLLNRTSGAQQSHIRPLHTLSGCQDCNRGCKRRDRKADSDSWIAKEKSHDDSALLEGVFGRWLDTCYPAAWGWQVRS; this is translated from the exons ATGGCCGCAGCCTCAGCGAAAAGGAGGACGACGAGCAGCGATGATAAACCGCCGTCAACgagtaggaggaagaagaagaagaagtcaagAAAAAATAAGAGCCTGCAATTGCAATTGGTGTCCCCCTTCTTCCATAATAATAAGGCGACCTCCTCAACGGAAAATTTGACGCAGAATCCACCTTCACTGTCCAATTCCTTAATTAAGAAGAAAATCAGTCGGATTCTATGCAATTCTCCTTTCTCCAGGTCGTCTTCTTTGGCCGGAGAAGATGGGATAACTATTGTAGAAGAGGCAGATAACGATCCGTCGAAGAGCAAAGAAGTTTGTAATGGGGTACCCAATGAGGCGGAGAAAGCATCCCTCGTCTCATCTTATTCTCAATCTTATTCTTATGGGACTGCGAAAATAGAGGAGAAGCCCGATGCGGAAGACGCGGGCATTGACGCTTCTCCATCCAACAAGAAGCGAAGCAGTGAGCGGCAGAAGCTGCCTAAGGAAGCGCCAGAAAAAGTTCGTTTGGTTTCCTCTTACTTCCAGACCCCAACACAAACAGTGCAGCAGCAACAACTAAGGAGAAAGGACGACGCCACATCGCTAAAACCCAACAGCAAGACCAAGACCCGCCGTCCCACCAAGAAGAAGGTGGTGGTCGTTTCCCCTTACTTCTGCAATGTTGCCactaaggaagaagaagaagaggaaggggagaGTTACTGCAAGCGACGGTCCACTAATGCCCCTTCCCTTTCGGTTGCTCAGAAGCTGGATGAAGCTTACCAAAGAGTGACTCCAGATAACCAGTGGAAGCCTCCACGCTCGCATTTCCCACTTCTTCAAGAAGACCATGTCCACGATCCTTGGAAGGTCTTGGTTATTTGCATGCTTCTTAACCGCACCTCCGGTGCACAG CAAAGTCATATCAGACCTCTTCACACTTTGTCCGGATGCCAAGACTGCAACAGAGGCTGCAAGAGAAGAGATAGAAAAGCTGATTCAGACTCTTGGATTGCAAAGGAAAAGAGCCATGATGATTCAGCGCTTCTCGAAGGAGTATTTGGAAGGTGGCTGGACACATGTTACCCAGCTGCATGGGGTTGGCAA GTACGCAGCTGA
- the LOC122648869 gene encoding methyl-CpG-binding domain protein 4-like protein isoform X5, producing the protein MAAASAKRRTTSSDDKPPSTSRRKKKKKSRKNKSLQLQLVSPFFHNNKATSSTENLTQNPPSLSNSLIKKKISRILCNSPFSRSSSLAGEDGITIVEEADNDPSKSKEVCNGVPNEAEKASLVSSYSQSYSYGTAKIEEKPDAEDAGIDASPSNKKRSSERQKLPKEAPEKVRLVSSYFQTPTQTVQQQQLRRKDDATSLKPNSKTKTRRPTKKKVVVVSPYFCNVATKEEEEEEGESYCKRRSTNAPSLSVAQKLDEAYQRVTPDNQWKPPRSHFPLLQEDHVHDPWKVLVICMLLNRTSGAQASKVISDLFTLCPDAKTATEAAREEIEKLIQTLGLQRKRAMMIQRFSKEYLEGGWTHVTQLHGVGKEVGQGETN; encoded by the exons ATGGCCGCAGCCTCAGCGAAAAGGAGGACGACGAGCAGCGATGATAAACCGCCGTCAACgagtaggaggaagaagaagaagaagtcaagAAAAAATAAGAGCCTGCAATTGCAATTGGTGTCCCCCTTCTTCCATAATAATAAGGCGACCTCCTCAACGGAAAATTTGACGCAGAATCCACCTTCACTGTCCAATTCCTTAATTAAGAAGAAAATCAGTCGGATTCTATGCAATTCTCCTTTCTCCAGGTCGTCTTCTTTGGCCGGAGAAGATGGGATAACTATTGTAGAAGAGGCAGATAACGATCCGTCGAAGAGCAAAGAAGTTTGTAATGGGGTACCCAATGAGGCGGAGAAAGCATCCCTCGTCTCATCTTATTCTCAATCTTATTCTTATGGGACTGCGAAAATAGAGGAGAAGCCCGATGCGGAAGACGCGGGCATTGACGCTTCTCCATCCAACAAGAAGCGAAGCAGTGAGCGGCAGAAGCTGCCTAAGGAAGCGCCAGAAAAAGTTCGTTTGGTTTCCTCTTACTTCCAGACCCCAACACAAACAGTGCAGCAGCAACAACTAAGGAGAAAGGACGACGCCACATCGCTAAAACCCAACAGCAAGACCAAGACCCGCCGTCCCACCAAGAAGAAGGTGGTGGTCGTTTCCCCTTACTTCTGCAATGTTGCCactaaggaagaagaagaagaggaaggggagaGTTACTGCAAGCGACGGTCCACTAATGCCCCTTCCCTTTCGGTTGCTCAGAAGCTGGATGAAGCTTACCAAAGAGTGACTCCAGATAACCAGTGGAAGCCTCCACGCTCGCATTTCCCACTTCTTCAAGAAGACCATGTCCACGATCCTTGGAAGGTCTTGGTTATTTGCATGCTTCTTAACCGCACCTCCGGTGCACAG GCCAGCAAAGTCATATCAGACCTCTTCACACTTTGTCCGGATGCCAAGACTGCAACAGAGGCTGCAAGAGAAGAGATAGAAAAGCTGATTCAGACTCTTGGATTGCAAAGGAAAAGAGCCATGATGATTCAGCGCTTCTCGAAGGAGTATTTGGAAGGTGGCTGGACACATGTTACCCAGCTGCATGGGGTTGGCAA GGAAGTGGGACAGGGTGAGACCAACTGA
- the LOC122648869 gene encoding methyl-CpG-binding domain protein 4-like protein isoform X4, translating to MAAASAKRRTTSSDDKPPSTSRRKKKKKSRKNKSLQLQLVSPFFHNNKATSSTENLTQNPPSLSNSLIKKKISRILCNSPFSRSSSLAGEDGITIVEEADNDPSKSKEVCNGVPNEAEKASLVSSYSQSYSYGTAKIEEKPDAEDAGIDASPSNKKRSSERQKLPKEAPEKVRLVSSYFQTPTQTVQQQQLRRKDDATSLKPNSKTKTRRPTKKKVVVVSPYFCNVATKEEEEEEGESYCKRRSTNAPSLSVAQKLDEAYQRVTPDNQWKPPRSHFPLLQEDHVHDPWKVLVICMLLNRTSGAQASKVISDLFTLCPDAKTATEAAREEIEKLIQTLGLQRKRAMMIQRFSKEYLEGGWTHVTQLHGVGTQLMHTLYSAQGSGTG from the exons ATGGCCGCAGCCTCAGCGAAAAGGAGGACGACGAGCAGCGATGATAAACCGCCGTCAACgagtaggaggaagaagaagaagaagtcaagAAAAAATAAGAGCCTGCAATTGCAATTGGTGTCCCCCTTCTTCCATAATAATAAGGCGACCTCCTCAACGGAAAATTTGACGCAGAATCCACCTTCACTGTCCAATTCCTTAATTAAGAAGAAAATCAGTCGGATTCTATGCAATTCTCCTTTCTCCAGGTCGTCTTCTTTGGCCGGAGAAGATGGGATAACTATTGTAGAAGAGGCAGATAACGATCCGTCGAAGAGCAAAGAAGTTTGTAATGGGGTACCCAATGAGGCGGAGAAAGCATCCCTCGTCTCATCTTATTCTCAATCTTATTCTTATGGGACTGCGAAAATAGAGGAGAAGCCCGATGCGGAAGACGCGGGCATTGACGCTTCTCCATCCAACAAGAAGCGAAGCAGTGAGCGGCAGAAGCTGCCTAAGGAAGCGCCAGAAAAAGTTCGTTTGGTTTCCTCTTACTTCCAGACCCCAACACAAACAGTGCAGCAGCAACAACTAAGGAGAAAGGACGACGCCACATCGCTAAAACCCAACAGCAAGACCAAGACCCGCCGTCCCACCAAGAAGAAGGTGGTGGTCGTTTCCCCTTACTTCTGCAATGTTGCCactaaggaagaagaagaagaggaaggggagaGTTACTGCAAGCGACGGTCCACTAATGCCCCTTCCCTTTCGGTTGCTCAGAAGCTGGATGAAGCTTACCAAAGAGTGACTCCAGATAACCAGTGGAAGCCTCCACGCTCGCATTTCCCACTTCTTCAAGAAGACCATGTCCACGATCCTTGGAAGGTCTTGGTTATTTGCATGCTTCTTAACCGCACCTCCGGTGCACAG GCCAGCAAAGTCATATCAGACCTCTTCACACTTTGTCCGGATGCCAAGACTGCAACAGAGGCTGCAAGAGAAGAGATAGAAAAGCTGATTCAGACTCTTGGATTGCAAAGGAAAAGAGCCATGATGATTCAGCGCTTCTCGAAGGAGTATTTGGAAGGTGGCTGGACACATGTTACCCAGCTGCATGGGGTTG GTACGCAGCTGATGCATACGCTATATTCTGCACAGGGAAGTGGGACAGGGTGA
- the LOC122648869 gene encoding methyl-CpG-binding domain protein 4-like protein isoform X3 has product MAAASAKRRTTSSDDKPPSTSRRKKKKKSRKNKSLQLQLVSPFFHNNKATSSTENLTQNPPSLSNSLIKKKISRILCNSPFSRSSSLAGEDGITIVEEADNDPSKSKEVCNGVPNEAEKPDAEDAGIDASPSNKKRSSERQKLPKEAPEKVRLVSSYFQTPTQTVQQQQLRRKDDATSLKPNSKTKTRRPTKKKVVVVSPYFCNVATKEEEEEEGESYCKRRSTNAPSLSVAQKLDEAYQRVTPDNQWKPPRSHFPLLQEDHVHDPWKVLVICMLLNRTSGAQASKVISDLFTLCPDAKTATEAAREEIEKLIQTLGLQRKRAMMIQRFSKEYLEGGWTHVTQLHGVGKYAADAYAIFCTGKWDRVRPTDHMLTKYWEFLSKIQNS; this is encoded by the exons ATGGCCGCAGCCTCAGCGAAAAGGAGGACGACGAGCAGCGATGATAAACCGCCGTCAACgagtaggaggaagaagaagaagaagtcaagAAAAAATAAGAGCCTGCAATTGCAATTGGTGTCCCCCTTCTTCCATAATAATAAGGCGACCTCCTCAACGGAAAATTTGACGCAGAATCCACCTTCACTGTCCAATTCCTTAATTAAGAAGAAAATCAGTCGGATTCTATGCAATTCTCCTTTCTCCAGGTCGTCTTCTTTGGCCGGAGAAGATGGGATAACTATTGTAGAAGAGGCAGATAACGATCCGTCGAAGAGCAAAGAAGTTTGTAATGGGGTACCCAATGAGGCGGAGAAA CCCGATGCGGAAGACGCGGGCATTGACGCTTCTCCATCCAACAAGAAGCGAAGCAGTGAGCGGCAGAAGCTGCCTAAGGAAGCGCCAGAAAAAGTTCGTTTGGTTTCCTCTTACTTCCAGACCCCAACACAAACAGTGCAGCAGCAACAACTAAGGAGAAAGGACGACGCCACATCGCTAAAACCCAACAGCAAGACCAAGACCCGCCGTCCCACCAAGAAGAAGGTGGTGGTCGTTTCCCCTTACTTCTGCAATGTTGCCactaaggaagaagaagaagaggaaggggagaGTTACTGCAAGCGACGGTCCACTAATGCCCCTTCCCTTTCGGTTGCTCAGAAGCTGGATGAAGCTTACCAAAGAGTGACTCCAGATAACCAGTGGAAGCCTCCACGCTCGCATTTCCCACTTCTTCAAGAAGACCATGTCCACGATCCTTGGAAGGTCTTGGTTATTTGCATGCTTCTTAACCGCACCTCCGGTGCACAG GCCAGCAAAGTCATATCAGACCTCTTCACACTTTGTCCGGATGCCAAGACTGCAACAGAGGCTGCAAGAGAAGAGATAGAAAAGCTGATTCAGACTCTTGGATTGCAAAGGAAAAGAGCCATGATGATTCAGCGCTTCTCGAAGGAGTATTTGGAAGGTGGCTGGACACATGTTACCCAGCTGCATGGGGTTGGCAA GTACGCAGCTGATGCATACGCTATATTCTGCACAGGGAAGTGGGACAGGGTGAGACCAACTGATCACATGCTAACTAAATATTGGGAGTTTCTCTCTAAGATTCAGAACTCTTGA